TGTCGATGCGAGAGCGGTACTCTTCGTACAGAGTACCGGGCGCAATCGACCCATGGTCTTCGATGATGTCGTAGATTTCACGCTGGTGGTCCGACAGCGCATCGAGACTCTTCTGGCGGAGTTCCTCGCGGGCGTCCGGAACGGCCTGCTTCACGTGGTCGGTGGTGATCTGCTCGGCACCGTCTCGATCGGCCTGGCGGGCGGCGAGTTTGAGCGTCGCGATCGCGACGCGCGCGTCCCCGCCGGCCTCGTCAGCGATCGCCTCGAGTTGCTCCGGTGCAATCGCGTCGTGCGTGAGCGCCCGGTCGGCCCGCTCGCGGAGGATGTCGACGAGTTCGTCGGTCGTGTACGCGTGAAAGCGGATGCGCTCGGCACTGCGAAGCCGACTCGCCAGGCGTTCGTCCACCTCGGCGAGGAGTTCCTCGACGTCGTTCGCGATCAGGACGAGCGAGAACGACTGCAAGCCAAGCAGTTCGTAGAGGACCGTCCGGTCCGCGAGCTGGTCGACCTCGTCGAGGATGACGACACAGGGTGGGCCGTCGTGATCGCGAAGGCGATCGAACAGCACGTCACGCGGCGTTGACTGGCGGTGGATATCGACGGTGCTCGTGACTTCGTCGAGGATCCGGAAGAGCACCTGAAATCGGGAGTGATCGTTCCAGCAGTTGACGTAGATGGATTCGACGTCGAGATTCTCTTCTTTCAGGCGTTCGACGGTGTACTTCGAAATGCACGTCTTGCCGGACCCCGAGGGGCCACTGATGAACGCCGTGTCGGCGGGACGACCGTCTGCGAGTGGCTGGAGGACACTCGACAGGTGATTGATCTCCGGATCGCGGTGGACCACCTCCCGGGGAACGAACTCCTCCCGGAGGAAACGGGCGTCTCTGAGCATATTCGTTCGTTAATCAGCCGACATATTAAATGGCGGAGGGGCGATTCCGGAATTTCCAGAAAGAGTACCATGCTACTGGTTCGATCTACGATGACACCGTGGTTCTCGGCCGAATCAGGGAAGGACACTCGTGATCGCGTTGCCTGCCACCAGCGCCAGTCCCAACGCGATCACGCCAAGAACGAGTAAGGCGTAGTTCGCGATCGGGTTCGCCGCTCGGGCGACATCGTAGGAGTAGTGATCGTCACGGACGGGCGCAAATGGTTCGACACCCATCGGCGTGAGGGCATCTGCGGCGATGTGCGAGAGGATCGTGACCGCCCCGACCAGCAGCCCGAACGTGCCGAGGCCGATCGCCGCGAGGATGCCGTCATTCGAGCCGATCGCGAGACCAATGAGACCGAGCCCAATCCCGACAAGGGCAGCGAACCAGACCGTGTGGGTGAGCCCCCGATGGGAGATACCGGGAACGCGCTGGTCGTAATCCGGCACCATCGCCAGAAGACCAGCCCCGACTGCACCGGCCATTGCGGCTCCCTCGAAGCCCACGACGAAGATGACGAATCCCACTGGTGCGTAGGCGAGTAACGCGGCGCCGATGTGGCCCTCTCGATGCATGGTTCGTCAGACCGACGCGTCGATGTCCGTCGACGCGAGCGTTCGCGCAAGCAAGGAGAGGTCCTCGCGGTACTCGAGCGGTTCGAGCCACCGGTCGGGAAGCGCCTCTTTGCCGAACCGGGCGCCGGCGACGGCCCCAGCGACGGCGCCGATGGTATCCGTATCGCCACCACGGTTCACGGCCGATACTATCGCCTCTTCGGCTGAGTCGGCCGTCATCGCATCGTAGAGTGCCGTCTGGAGTGTGTGGACGACATAGCCACTCGTTTCGAGATCGGTCTCGTCGATCAGATCTGGCACTAGTCGGAGCGTTTCGACGAGTTCGTTCGGTGTGTCACCATCGACTTTGGCTAGTGCGTCGGCGAGTGGATCCTCCTCACCGCGGAGATATCCGGCGATCGTCGCATTCAGGATTACGCACCCGTACCGGCACCGTGGGTCATAATGAGTGATCGCCGAGGATTGCTTGCTCACTCTTTGTAGCGTTTCTGGTTCGTCGGCGAAGGCGATCGCGTAGGGGGCGCACCGCATGACACTCCCGTTCCCGGCGTTCGAACCTTCGGCACGATGTTGCCAGACCTCTTGGCCGACTGACCGCCAGTCGGTTCCCCGGCTGTATTCCCTGAGCGCGTCGGCCGTCATCAGGCCGATGTCGAACGGATCGGATTCGAACCATTCCAGAAACCGGTCCGCAATATCCTGCCCGTCGAAGCACTCGATCTCGACGAGACTCCGTGCGATACACAGCGCCATCTCGGTATCGTCCGTGACTGTCCCCGCTGGCTTTCCGTGTGACCCGTCCGCCAACATCTCCGTCACCTCGCCATGCTGGGATGTGATCTGTTCAGCGCTCTTGAATTCGACCGGGCGACCAAGTGCGTCACCACAGGCTAACCCGAGAAGGATTCCTTCTGCAGCATCAGTCGAAACCATACTAGGTACTCACCATCACCATTCTTCACCTAAAGATCACGGGGTCGTACTCACGCAGTGCTGCATTTCGGTCGTCCTCAATAACGACGAACAGGTTGATATCGCTTGTTCGGTCAGCGTTTCCTCGGGCGACATTGCCCGATTGCATTACAGCGAGCAGGTGAGGCGGATCCGGT
The Halorhabdus rudnickae DNA segment above includes these coding regions:
- a CDS encoding ADP-ribosylglycohydrolase family protein, encoding MVSTDAAEGILLGLACGDALGRPVEFKSAEQITSQHGEVTEMLADGSHGKPAGTVTDDTEMALCIARSLVEIECFDGQDIADRFLEWFESDPFDIGLMTADALREYSRGTDWRSVGQEVWQHRAEGSNAGNGSVMRCAPYAIAFADEPETLQRVSKQSSAITHYDPRCRYGCVILNATIAGYLRGEEDPLADALAKVDGDTPNELVETLRLVPDLIDETDLETSGYVVHTLQTALYDAMTADSAEEAIVSAVNRGGDTDTIGAVAGAVAGARFGKEALPDRWLEPLEYREDLSLLARTLASTDIDASV
- a CDS encoding Cdc6/Cdc18 family protein, which gives rise to MLRDARFLREEFVPREVVHRDPEINHLSSVLQPLADGRPADTAFISGPSGSGKTCISKYTVERLKEENLDVESIYVNCWNDHSRFQVLFRILDEVTSTVDIHRQSTPRDVLFDRLRDHDGPPCVVILDEVDQLADRTVLYELLGLQSFSLVLIANDVEELLAEVDERLASRLRSAERIRFHAYTTDELVDILRERADRALTHDAIAPEQLEAIADEAGGDARVAIATLKLAARQADRDGAEQITTDHVKQAVPDAREELRQKSLDALSDHQREIYDIIEDHGSIAPGTLYEEYRSRIDNPKSDRTVRSYLKKMVRYNLIAAEGSTQDRRYRCVASPSPS
- a CDS encoding metal-dependent hydrolase, which translates into the protein MHREGHIGAALLAYAPVGFVIFVVGFEGAAMAGAVGAGLLAMVPDYDQRVPGISHRGLTHTVWFAALVGIGLGLIGLAIGSNDGILAAIGLGTFGLLVGAVTILSHIAADALTPMGVEPFAPVRDDHYSYDVARAANPIANYALLVLGVIALGLALVAGNAITSVLP